A stretch of the Equus quagga isolate Etosha38 chromosome 9, UCLA_HA_Equagga_1.0, whole genome shotgun sequence genome encodes the following:
- the RNF152 gene encoding E3 ubiquitin-protein ligase RNF152, which produces METLSQDSLLECQICFNYYSPRRRPKLLDCKHTCCSVCLQQMRTSQKDVRCPWCRGITKLPPGFSVSQLPDDPEVLAVIAIPHASEHTPVFIKLPSNGCYMLPLPISKERALLPGDMGCRLLPGSQQKSVTVVTIPAEQQPLQGGAPQEAAEEEQDRRGVVKSSTWSGVCTVILVACVLVFLLGIVLHNMSCISKRFTVISCG; this is translated from the coding sequence ATGGAGACACTCTCCCAAGATTCGTTGCTGGAATGTCAGATCTGTTTCAATTATTACAGCCCCCGGCGAAGGCCCAAGTTGCTGGATTGCAAACACACCTGCTGCTCGGTGTGCCTCCAGCAGATGAGGACGAGCCAGAAGGATGTGAGGTGCCCCTGGTGCCGGGGCATCACCAAGCTGCCCCCGGGCTTCTCCGTGTCGCAGCTCCCCGATGACCCCGAGGTCCTTGCAGTCATTGCCATCCCGCATGCCTCCGAGCACACCCCAGTCTTCATCAAACTTCCCAGCAATGGGTGCTACATGCTGCCCCTGCCCATCTCCAAGGAGCGAGCGCTGTTGCCCGGAGACATGGGCTGCCGCCTGCTGCCTGGGAGCCAGCAGAAGTCTGTCACCGTGGTGACCATCCCTGCCGAACAGCAGCCTCTGCAAGGCGGGGCTCCCCAGGAGGCAGCGGAGGAGGAGCAAGACAGGCGGGGTGTGGTGAAAAGCTCCACCTGGTCTGGGGTGTGCACTGTGATCTTGGTGGCCTGTGTCCTGGTCTTCCTTCTCGGCATCGTGCTCCACAACATGTCCTGCATTTCTAAGCGCTTCACTGTGATATCCTGTGGCTGA